A single region of the Yersinia entomophaga genome encodes:
- the mtgA gene encoding monofunctional biosynthetic peptidoglycan transglycosylase — MKLGKYGIGWIWRGLKRGILALLGFWLAAILIFAFLPVPFSMVMVERQLGAWFSGDFSYVAHSDWVPMSEISPYMALAVMAAEDQKFPDHWGFDMGAIESALAHNQRNQKRIRGASTLSQQTAKNLFLWDGRSWVRKGLEAGLTAGIELVWTKRRTLTVYLNIVEFGDGIFGVEAAAQRFFHKPASRLSASEAAMLAAVLPNPHRFKANAPSGYVISRQQWILRQMRQLGGKTFLQENAL, encoded by the coding sequence ATGAAATTGGGGAAATACGGGATAGGATGGATCTGGCGTGGTCTAAAGCGTGGCATTTTGGCGCTGTTGGGCTTTTGGCTGGCCGCTATTTTGATTTTTGCCTTCCTGCCCGTGCCCTTCTCCATGGTGATGGTCGAAAGGCAGCTCGGAGCTTGGTTTTCCGGCGATTTTTCTTACGTGGCGCATTCGGACTGGGTGCCTATGAGCGAAATTTCCCCTTACATGGCTTTGGCCGTGATGGCGGCGGAAGATCAGAAATTCCCTGACCATTGGGGATTTGACATGGGGGCCATTGAATCGGCTCTGGCGCACAATCAGCGCAATCAAAAACGCATCCGAGGCGCATCGACGTTATCGCAGCAAACGGCGAAAAACCTGTTTCTGTGGGATGGCCGCAGTTGGGTGCGTAAAGGGTTGGAAGCTGGATTGACGGCCGGGATTGAGCTGGTGTGGACCAAAAGGCGCACTTTGACGGTTTATCTGAATATTGTGGAGTTTGGCGACGGTATTTTCGGCGTTGAGGCCGCGGCGCAGCGTTTCTTCCATAAGCCTGCTAGCCGGTTAAGCGCTTCTGAAGCGGCTATGCTGGCGGCAGTGTTGCCGAATCCACATCGCTTTAAGGCAAATGCACCCTCAGGCTATGTAATTAGCCGCCAACAGTGGATCTTACGCCAAATGCGTCAGCTGGGCGGCAAAACTTTCCTACAGGAAAATGCGCTGTAA
- the gltB gene encoding glutamate synthase large subunit has product MLYDKSQEKDNCGFGLIAHIEGEPSHKVVRTAIHALARMQHRGAILADGKTGDGCGLLLQKPDRFFRMVAEERGWRLAKNYAVGMIFLSQNDELANASRRIVEEELQNETLSVVGWREVPTNPDVLGEIALSSLPRIEQIFVNAPAGWRPRDMERRLFVARRRIEKRISDLDFYVCSFSNLVTIYKGLCMPADLPRFYLDLADLRLESAICLFHQRFSTNTVPRWPLAQPFRYLAHNGEINTIAGNRQWARARAYKFKTPLIPDLQDAAPFVNETGSDSSSLDNMLELFLSGGMDLIRAMRLLVPPAWQNNPDMDTDLRAFFDFNSMHMEPWDGPAGIVMSDGRYAACNLDRNGLRPARYVITKDKLITCASEVGIWDYQPDEVVEKGRVGPGELMVIDTRSGKILHSAETDNDLKSRHPYKEWMEKNVKRLVPFEDLPEDQVGSRELDDTQLETYQKQFGYTNEELDQIIRVLGENGQEATGSMGDDTPFAVLSSGPRIIYDYFRQQFAQVTNPPIDPLREAHVMSLATSIGREMNVFCEAEGQAHRLSFKSPILLYSDFQQLTTLEGEYYRADRLDLTFDPSQQDLQQRVLSLCDEAERKVRDGAVMLVLSDRSISQTRLPVPAPMAVGAIQTRLVEKNLRCDANIIVETASARDPHHFAVLLGFGATAIYPYLAYESLAKLVDTQAIDKKYRDVMLNYRNGINKGLYKIMSKMGISTIASYRCAKLFEAVGLHKELSELCFQGVVSRIGGANFSDFQQDLQNLSKRAWLKRKPLDQGGLLKFVHNGEYHAYNPDVVNTLQKAVHSGEYSDYEAYSKLVNERPVATLRDLLAIKPQGTPIPVDQVEPAESLFTRFDTAAMSIGALSPEAHESLAIAMNSLGGFSNSGEGGEDPVRYGTNKVSRIKQVASGRFGVTPAYLVNADVIQIKVAQGAKPGEGGQLPGDKVTPYIAKLRYSVPGVTLISPPPHHDIYSIEDLAQLIFDLKQVNPKAMISVKLVSEPGVGTIATGVAKAYADLITIAGYDGGTGASPLSSVKYAGCPWELGLVETQQALVANGLRHKIRLQVDGGLKTGVDIVKAAILGAESFGFGTGPMVALGCKYLRICHLNNCATGVATQDEKLRRDHYHGLPERVVNYFQFIARETRQIMAELGVSQLVDLIGRTDMLIELDGISAKQNKLDLSSLLATAKPHPGKALYCTENNPPFDKGSLNKALLEQAEPHIEAKQSKTFYFDIRNTDRSVGAALSGAIAAKHGDQGLATDPIKAHFSGTAGQSFGVWNAGGVELTLTGDANDYVGKGMAGGRIAVRPPVGSAFRSHEASIVGNTCLYGATGGKLFAAGRAGERFAVRNSGAITVVEGIGDNGCEYMTGGIVCVLGRTGINFGAGMTGGFAYVLDEDGEFRKRVNPELVEVLDVDELAIHEEHLRGLITEHVQLTGSSRGEEILANWPDWVSKFALVKPKSSDVKALLGHRSRSAAELRVQAQ; this is encoded by the coding sequence ATGTTGTACGATAAATCCCAAGAGAAGGACAATTGCGGTTTTGGTCTCATCGCCCACATAGAAGGCGAACCAAGCCACAAGGTCGTGCGTACTGCAATACACGCGCTGGCCCGTATGCAACACCGTGGTGCTATTCTCGCTGATGGTAAAACTGGCGATGGCTGCGGTTTACTCTTACAAAAACCGGATCGTTTTTTCCGCATGGTCGCCGAAGAGCGCGGCTGGCGTTTGGCAAAAAATTACGCCGTTGGCATGATATTCCTTAGCCAAAACGATGAACTGGCTAACGCAAGCCGCCGCATCGTTGAAGAAGAGCTACAAAACGAAACCCTTTCCGTGGTGGGCTGGCGCGAAGTGCCGACCAACCCTGATGTTCTTGGTGAAATCGCCCTTTCCTCTCTGCCGCGTATCGAACAGATTTTTGTTAACGCTCCGGCCGGATGGCGCCCGCGCGATATGGAGCGCCGCCTGTTTGTCGCGCGTCGCCGTATCGAAAAACGCATCTCAGATTTAGATTTCTACGTTTGTAGCTTCTCCAATCTGGTGACGATCTATAAAGGCCTGTGTATGCCTGCGGATCTGCCACGTTTTTATCTGGATCTGGCAGATTTACGCCTCGAATCGGCCATTTGCCTGTTCCATCAGCGTTTTTCCACTAATACCGTGCCGCGCTGGCCGCTGGCTCAGCCGTTCCGCTATCTGGCGCACAACGGTGAAATCAATACTATTGCCGGTAACCGTCAGTGGGCGCGCGCTCGTGCCTATAAATTTAAAACACCGCTGATTCCCGATTTGCAGGACGCAGCGCCTTTCGTCAACGAAACCGGTTCAGACTCCAGCTCGCTGGATAATATGCTGGAATTGTTCCTCAGCGGCGGGATGGATCTGATCCGCGCTATGCGTTTGCTGGTACCACCGGCTTGGCAGAATAACCCGGATATGGATACCGACCTGCGTGCCTTCTTCGACTTTAACTCCATGCATATGGAGCCGTGGGATGGCCCAGCGGGTATCGTGATGTCTGACGGGCGCTACGCCGCCTGTAACCTCGACCGTAACGGTCTACGTCCGGCGCGCTACGTGATTACCAAAGACAAGCTGATTACCTGCGCTTCCGAAGTAGGGATCTGGGATTACCAGCCCGATGAAGTGGTAGAGAAAGGCCGCGTTGGCCCCGGCGAACTGATGGTGATCGACACTCGCAGCGGCAAGATCCTGCATTCAGCCGAAACCGATAACGATCTGAAAAGCCGCCATCCGTACAAAGAATGGATGGAAAAAAACGTTAAGCGCCTGGTGCCATTTGAGGACCTGCCGGAAGATCAGGTCGGAAGCCGCGAGCTGGATGATACTCAGCTCGAAACCTATCAAAAGCAATTCGGTTATACCAACGAAGAACTGGATCAAATCATCCGCGTATTGGGTGAAAACGGTCAGGAAGCGACAGGCTCAATGGGCGATGACACCCCATTTGCCGTGCTTTCCAGCGGCCCGCGCATTATTTATGACTATTTCCGCCAGCAGTTTGCGCAGGTTACCAACCCGCCTATCGATCCGCTGCGAGAAGCTCACGTGATGTCACTGGCGACCAGTATCGGCCGTGAAATGAACGTATTCTGCGAGGCCGAAGGTCAGGCGCACCGTTTGAGCTTTAAATCCCCGATTTTGCTGTATTCGGATTTCCAGCAGCTCACTACGCTGGAAGGCGAGTATTATCGCGCCGATCGGCTGGATCTGACGTTTGATCCGAGCCAGCAAGATCTGCAACAGCGCGTTTTATCACTGTGCGACGAAGCCGAGCGTAAAGTTCGCGATGGTGCCGTAATGCTGGTGCTCTCCGACCGCTCGATTTCCCAAACCCGTCTACCGGTGCCCGCACCAATGGCCGTGGGTGCGATTCAGACTCGATTAGTAGAAAAAAACCTGCGCTGCGATGCCAACATCATTGTTGAAACCGCCAGCGCCCGCGATCCGCATCACTTCGCCGTATTACTCGGCTTTGGTGCTACCGCTATCTATCCTTATTTAGCTTATGAATCATTGGCTAAATTGGTCGACACACAGGCTATAGATAAAAAGTACCGCGATGTGATGCTCAACTATCGCAACGGTATCAACAAAGGCTTGTATAAGATCATGTCCAAAATGGGCATCTCGACGATTGCGTCTTATCGCTGCGCCAAGTTGTTTGAAGCCGTAGGCCTGCACAAAGAGCTGTCTGAACTGTGTTTCCAGGGTGTGGTTAGCCGTATCGGAGGCGCTAACTTCAGCGATTTCCAGCAAGATCTGCAAAATCTCTCCAAACGAGCCTGGCTCAAGCGTAAGCCGTTGGATCAAGGCGGTTTACTCAAATTTGTCCATAATGGCGAATACCACGCGTATAACCCGGATGTGGTCAATACGTTGCAGAAAGCCGTTCACAGCGGTGAATACAGCGATTACGAAGCTTACTCAAAACTGGTTAACGAACGTCCAGTGGCTACGCTGCGCGATCTCTTGGCAATCAAGCCGCAAGGTACGCCGATCCCAGTAGATCAAGTGGAACCAGCAGAATCTCTCTTTACCCGTTTCGATACGGCGGCAATGTCTATCGGCGCGCTCAGTCCGGAAGCCCACGAATCATTGGCTATCGCTATGAATAGTTTGGGTGGATTCTCCAACTCCGGTGAAGGTGGCGAAGATCCGGTGCGCTATGGCACCAACAAAGTCTCGCGAATCAAACAGGTAGCATCTGGTCGTTTTGGTGTCACTCCGGCCTATCTGGTTAACGCCGATGTTATTCAGATCAAAGTAGCCCAAGGGGCAAAACCGGGCGAAGGCGGCCAGTTACCGGGTGATAAAGTTACGCCCTACATCGCTAAACTGCGCTATTCCGTACCCGGTGTGACGCTCATTTCGCCACCGCCGCACCACGATATTTACTCCATCGAAGATTTAGCACAGCTGATTTTCGATTTGAAACAGGTCAATCCGAAGGCAATGATTTCGGTGAAACTGGTTTCCGAGCCGGGAGTCGGCACTATCGCCACCGGCGTGGCCAAAGCCTATGCCGATTTAATTACCATCGCCGGTTACGACGGCGGCACTGGTGCCAGCCCGCTTTCATCAGTTAAGTACGCCGGTTGCCCGTGGGAACTGGGTCTGGTGGAAACGCAACAGGCACTGGTTGCTAACGGTCTGCGTCATAAAATCCGTTTACAGGTGGACGGCGGCCTGAAGACCGGCGTTGATATTGTCAAAGCCGCGATTCTGGGTGCAGAAAGCTTCGGTTTCGGCACGGGGCCTATGGTGGCTTTAGGCTGTAAATACCTACGTATTTGTCATCTGAATAACTGCGCCACCGGTGTAGCAACTCAGGACGAAAAACTGCGTCGCGATCACTACCACGGCCTGCCGGAGCGCGTAGTCAATTACTTCCAGTTTATCGCCAGAGAAACTCGCCAGATCATGGCCGAACTGGGCGTAAGCCAACTGGTTGATTTGATTGGTCGTACCGATATGTTGATCGAGTTGGATGGCATTTCCGCCAAGCAGAACAAGCTGGACTTGTCATCCTTGCTGGCCACAGCCAAACCGCATCCAGGCAAAGCGCTGTACTGTACCGAAAACAATCCCCCGTTCGATAAAGGCTCACTGAACAAAGCGTTGCTGGAACAGGCTGAACCGCATATTGAAGCCAAACAAAGCAAAACTTTCTACTTTGATATTCGCAACACCGATCGCTCGGTTGGTGCCGCACTGTCAGGGGCGATCGCCGCGAAGCATGGAGATCAAGGGCTGGCGACCGATCCGATCAAAGCGCATTTCTCCGGTACCGCCGGGCAGAGCTTTGGCGTATGGAATGCCGGCGGCGTTGAATTAACGCTAACCGGTGATGCCAACGACTACGTCGGCAAAGGCATGGCCGGCGGTCGCATTGCGGTTCGTCCTCCGGTAGGCTCGGCTTTCCGTAGCCATGAAGCCAGCATTGTCGGTAATACCTGTCTGTATGGCGCAACCGGCGGTAAGCTCTTCGCCGCAGGTCGCGCTGGTGAACGTTTCGCCGTGCGCAACTCCGGCGCTATCACCGTAGTTGAAGGTATCGGCGATAACGGCTGTGAATATATGACCGGCGGCATCGTCTGCGTGCTCGGTCGCACCGGTATCAACTTCGGTGCCGGTATGACCGGTGGATTCGCCTATGTATTGGACGAAGACGGCGAGTTCCGTAAACGCGTTAACCCTGAGTTGGTAGAAGTATTGGATGTCGATGAACTGGCTATCCATGAGGAACATCTGCGCGGGCTAATCACTGAACACGTTCAGTTGACCGGGTCCAGCCGTGGCGAGGAAATCCTGGCTAACTGGCCGGATTGGGTTAGTAAATTCGCCTTGGTGAAACCAAAATCCAGCGATGTGAAAGCACTGCTGGGCCACCGTAGCCGTTCCGCAGCTGAGCTGCGGGTTCAAGCGCAGTAA
- a CDS encoding TIGR01212 family radical SAM protein (This family includes YhcC from E. coli K-12, an uncharacterized radical SAM protein.), with product MQLQQLVNMFGADLQRRYGEKIHKLTLHGGFSCPNRDGTLGRGGCTFCQVASFADEQMQLRTISEQLEAQAKKVNRANRYLAYFQAYTSTYAEVNALAAMYQQALAEADIVGVCVGTRPDCVPDAVLDLLSGYHRQGYEVWLELGLQTANDKTLKRINRGHDFASYQQTARRASARGLKVCCHLIVGLPGENQAQCLQTLQQVVDTGVDGLKLHPLHIVEGSTMAKAWRAGRLPELALEDYVVTAGEMIRHTPADIVYHRISASARRPTLLAPLWCENRWTGMVELNRYMLAHGGQASAL from the coding sequence ATGCAGTTGCAGCAATTAGTCAATATGTTTGGTGCGGATTTACAGCGCCGCTATGGTGAAAAAATCCATAAACTCACGCTCCACGGCGGTTTTAGCTGCCCGAATAGGGACGGTACTCTGGGGCGTGGTGGTTGCACATTTTGCCAGGTGGCTTCGTTTGCTGACGAACAAATGCAGCTACGAACCATTAGCGAGCAACTGGAAGCGCAGGCGAAGAAAGTTAACCGAGCTAATCGCTATCTGGCTTATTTTCAGGCTTATACCAGCACTTATGCCGAAGTTAATGCGTTGGCAGCCATGTACCAACAGGCTTTAGCCGAAGCGGATATCGTTGGCGTTTGTGTGGGAACCCGGCCAGACTGCGTACCGGATGCGGTATTAGACCTGCTGAGTGGTTATCATCGGCAAGGTTACGAAGTCTGGCTGGAGCTGGGGCTACAAACTGCCAATGATAAAACCCTCAAACGTATTAACCGAGGCCATGATTTCGCCAGCTACCAACAAACGGCTCGCCGTGCCAGCGCGCGCGGTCTGAAAGTGTGTTGCCATTTGATCGTTGGCTTGCCCGGCGAAAATCAAGCGCAATGCCTGCAAACTCTGCAACAAGTTGTGGATACCGGCGTGGATGGACTAAAACTGCATCCGCTTCATATCGTGGAAGGCAGCACTATGGCTAAAGCCTGGCGAGCAGGGCGTTTGCCGGAACTGGCTCTGGAAGACTATGTGGTTACCGCCGGAGAAATGATTCGTCATACACCCGCCGATATTGTCTATCACCGAATTTCCGCCAGTGCTCGTCGCCCAACCCTGTTGGCTCCGCTGTGGTGCGAAAATCGCTGGACCGGTATGGTGGAGTTGAATCGGTATATGTTAGCCCACGGAGGCCAAGCCTCCGCTTTGTAG
- the elbB gene encoding isoprenoid biosynthesis glyoxalase ElbB — protein sequence MKRVGVVLSGCGVFDGAEIHESVLTLLALDRAGAEAVCFAPDKTQLHVINHLSGEITDENRNVLVESARIARGKIQPLSAADPAQLDALIVPGGFGAAKNLSRFATEGTACSVDEDLYKLTQTMHKSGKPIGFMCIAPALLPKLLGERIRLTIGNDIDTADAIEAMGGEHIVCPVEDVVVDAEHKVVTTPAYMLAGSISEAAVGINKLVSKVLGLIE from the coding sequence ATGAAAAGAGTCGGTGTAGTGTTGAGTGGTTGCGGTGTTTTCGATGGCGCAGAGATACATGAGTCCGTCTTAACATTGCTGGCTTTGGATCGCGCCGGAGCCGAGGCAGTATGCTTTGCGCCGGACAAGACGCAACTCCATGTTATTAATCATTTATCTGGTGAAATTACCGACGAAAATCGTAACGTGTTAGTCGAGTCTGCGCGTATTGCGAGAGGTAAGATTCAGCCACTTTCTGCCGCCGATCCGGCGCAGTTAGACGCGTTAATTGTACCCGGCGGATTCGGTGCGGCGAAGAATCTGAGTCGCTTCGCAACCGAAGGAACGGCGTGTTCTGTAGACGAAGATTTATATAAGCTTACTCAAACAATGCATAAGTCTGGCAAACCAATTGGATTTATGTGTATTGCCCCAGCTTTGTTACCAAAGCTGTTGGGAGAGCGAATTCGCCTGACTATTGGTAATGATATCGATACCGCCGATGCTATTGAGGCCATGGGGGGAGAACATATCGTTTGCCCGGTGGAAGATGTCGTGGTGGATGCGGAGCATAAAGTCGTTACCACGCCCGCCTATATGCTGGCCGGTTCTATCTCAGAAGCAGCCGTCGGTATCAACAAACTGGTGAGTAAGGTGCTGGGCTTAATCGAATGA
- a CDS encoding YraN family protein, whose translation MSQRDIGANYERLARRHLEQAGLVFHSANVSVRGGEIDLIMRDGATWVFVEVRFRRNATFGGAAASVTHTKQQRLLRAAAVWLAQRGASFDTSSCRFDVFAITGNQLEWLPNAFNTD comes from the coding sequence ATGAGCCAAAGGGATATTGGCGCAAATTATGAACGGCTGGCTCGCCGCCATCTGGAACAAGCCGGTCTGGTCTTTCATTCTGCCAATGTGAGCGTTCGCGGCGGCGAGATAGATCTTATTATGCGCGACGGTGCGACTTGGGTATTTGTCGAGGTGCGTTTTCGTCGGAATGCGACCTTTGGCGGTGCCGCTGCCAGCGTGACTCATACCAAACAGCAAAGGTTATTACGTGCTGCAGCGGTTTGGCTGGCGCAGCGCGGAGCCAGTTTTGACACATCATCTTGCCGTTTTGATGTTTTTGCGATTACCGGTAACCAGTTAGAATGGTTGCCTAATGCTTTCAATACGGATTGA
- the arcB gene encoding aerobic respiration two-component sensor histidine kinase ArcB, with translation MKQIRVLAQYYVDLMVKLGLVRFSLLLASVLVILAMVVQMAVTLVLRGSVESIDFVRSIFFGLLITPWAVYFLSVVVEQLEESRQRLSRLVDKLEIMRYRDRELNQQLQENISQLNLEIIEREKAEKAHLQVVDKLKEEMGHREQAQVELGQQSALLRSFLDASPDLVYYRNEDNEFSGCNRAMELLTGKSEKQLVGLTPQEVYAPDIAEKVMETDEKVFRHNVSLTYEQWLVYPDGRKACFELRKVPFYDRVGKRHGLMGFGRDITERKRYQDALENASRDKTTFISTISHELRTPLNGIVGLSRILLDTDLNDEQLKYLKTIHVSAITLGNIFNDIIEMDKLERRKVQLDNQPIDFTGFMTDLENLSGLLVQPKGLKFLMEPQGSLPEKIITDGTRLRQILWNLIGNAVKFTQEGQIVVRIRRENPDRLIFEVEDSGMGIPQDEQDKIFAMYYQVKDSNGGRPATGTGIGLAVSKRLAQSMGGDITVKSTQGIGSCFTLSIKAPAVQDEAASVLSDEDMPLPALHVLLVEDIELNVIVARSVLEKLGNSVEVAMNGQDALDMFNPDDFDLVLLDIQLPDMTGLDIARKIRADYGHCHLPPLVALTANVLKDKKEYLDAGMDDVLSKPLSVPALTAMIKQLWDHQPSHSTKKQEHKPMQTNESLLDTVMLEQYIDLVGPQLIHQSLEMFEQMMPGYLAVLDSNMTARDQKGIAEEAHKIKGAAGSVGLRHLQQLAQQIQTPSLPAWWDNVQDWIDELKLEWRNDVQVLREWTAEAEKK, from the coding sequence ATGAAGCAAATCAGGGTATTAGCCCAGTATTACGTTGATTTAATGGTGAAGTTAGGGCTGGTGCGCTTCTCGCTGCTGCTGGCTTCGGTGCTGGTAATACTGGCGATGGTGGTGCAAATGGCCGTCACTTTGGTATTACGCGGCTCGGTCGAAAGCATCGATTTTGTTCGCTCCATCTTTTTCGGCCTGTTAATCACGCCGTGGGCGGTTTACTTCCTGTCAGTGGTGGTGGAACAGCTGGAGGAATCCCGTCAGCGACTATCCAGACTGGTAGATAAGCTGGAAATCATGCGTTATCGCGATCGGGAACTGAATCAGCAATTGCAGGAAAATATCTCGCAGCTAAATCTGGAAATTATCGAACGCGAGAAAGCGGAGAAAGCCCATCTACAGGTTGTGGATAAACTGAAAGAGGAAATGGGGCACCGTGAGCAGGCGCAGGTGGAATTAGGGCAACAATCCGCCCTATTACGTTCCTTCCTCGATGCATCCCCCGATTTGGTCTACTACCGTAACGAAGATAATGAATTTTCCGGCTGTAACCGCGCGATGGAGTTGCTGACCGGTAAAAGTGAGAAACAGCTGGTCGGCTTGACGCCACAGGAAGTTTACGCGCCAGATATTGCCGAAAAAGTAATGGAAACCGATGAAAAAGTCTTCCGCCACAACGTTTCTCTGACCTACGAACAGTGGCTGGTGTACCCCGATGGGCGTAAGGCCTGTTTTGAACTGCGTAAAGTACCGTTTTACGATCGCGTGGGTAAACGGCATGGTCTGATGGGCTTTGGCCGCGATATAACCGAGCGTAAGCGCTACCAAGACGCGCTGGAGAACGCCAGCAGGGATAAGACCACTTTCATCTCAACAATCAGCCATGAGCTGCGTACGCCGCTTAATGGCATCGTCGGCCTAAGTCGTATCTTGCTGGATACCGATTTAAACGATGAACAGCTGAAATACCTCAAAACCATTCATGTTAGTGCCATCACTCTGGGCAATATATTCAACGATATTATCGAAATGGATAAGTTGGAACGGCGCAAAGTGCAGTTGGACAACCAACCGATCGACTTTACCGGTTTTATGACCGATCTGGAAAACCTGTCCGGTTTGCTGGTTCAGCCTAAAGGTCTGAAATTCCTGATGGAACCTCAGGGTTCATTACCAGAGAAAATCATCACCGACGGCACTCGCCTACGCCAGATTTTGTGGAATCTGATTGGTAATGCGGTGAAATTCACTCAGGAAGGGCAGATAGTTGTGCGTATCCGACGAGAAAATCCTGACCGACTGATCTTCGAAGTGGAAGATTCCGGCATGGGAATTCCGCAGGATGAACAAGACAAAATCTTCGCTATGTATTATCAGGTGAAAGACAGCAACGGCGGGCGTCCGGCTACCGGAACCGGAATCGGGCTGGCGGTGTCCAAACGGCTGGCGCAGAGCATGGGCGGCGATATCACCGTGAAAAGCACTCAGGGCATCGGTTCCTGCTTTACGCTGTCTATCAAGGCGCCTGCGGTGCAGGATGAGGCGGCTAGCGTGTTGTCTGATGAAGATATGCCGCTGCCAGCACTGCACGTGCTGCTGGTGGAGGATATCGAACTCAACGTGATTGTGGCGCGCTCGGTGTTGGAAAAATTGGGTAACAGCGTTGAGGTGGCGATGAATGGCCAGGATGCGTTGGATATGTTTAATCCGGATGACTTTGATTTAGTGTTATTGGATATTCAGCTCCCGGATATGACAGGGCTGGATATTGCTCGCAAAATTCGCGCGGATTATGGCCATTGCCACTTGCCGCCGCTGGTGGCGCTTACGGCTAACGTTCTAAAAGATAAAAAAGAATATCTTGATGCTGGAATGGATGACGTGCTGAGCAAGCCGCTGTCTGTCCCGGCTTTAACGGCAATGATCAAGCAGCTCTGGGATCATCAGCCTTCCCACTCCACAAAAAAACAGGAACATAAACCGATGCAAACTAATGAATCGTTACTCGATACCGTGATGTTGGAGCAATACATCGATTTGGTGGGACCACAGCTGATTCATCAGAGTTTGGAAATGTTCGAGCAGATGATGCCGGGTTATCTGGCGGTGTTGGATTCCAATATGACCGCTCGTGACCAAAAAGGTATTGCCGAAGAAGCGCATAAAATTAAAGGGGCGGCAGGTTCGGTAGGTTTACGGCATTTGCAGCAACTGGCACAGCAGATTCAAACGCCTTCATTGCCAGCATGGTGGGATAACGTTCAGGATTGGATTGATGAGCTGAAACTGGAATGGCGTAACGATGTTCAGGTACTGCGTGAGTGGACTGCGGAAGCTGAAAAAAAATAA
- the diaA gene encoding DnaA initiator-associating protein DiaA, whose amino-acid sequence MLDRIKVCFTESIQTQIAAAEALPDAISRAAMMLVQSLLNGNKILCCGNGTSAANAQHFAASMINRFETERPSLPAIALNADNVVLTAIANDRLHEEVYAKQVRALGQAGDVLLAISTRGNSRDIVKAVEAAVTRDMTIVALTGYDGGELAGLLGQQDVEIRIPSHRSARVQEMHMLTVNCLCDLIDNTLFPHQDD is encoded by the coding sequence GTGCTGGATAGAATCAAAGTCTGTTTTACCGAGAGTATTCAAACCCAGATTGCTGCGGCGGAAGCCTTACCTGACGCGATATCACGAGCGGCGATGATGCTGGTTCAATCACTACTGAATGGTAACAAGATTCTTTGCTGCGGCAATGGAACCTCGGCGGCAAACGCCCAGCATTTCGCCGCCAGTATGATCAACCGATTCGAAACCGAACGGCCAAGCCTGCCAGCTATCGCACTAAATGCCGATAATGTGGTGTTGACCGCGATTGCCAATGACCGTTTGCATGAAGAGGTTTACGCCAAGCAAGTGCGTGCTTTAGGCCAGGCCGGAGACGTTCTGCTGGCAATTTCCACTCGTGGTAACAGCCGTGATATTGTGAAAGCAGTTGAAGCAGCCGTAACCCGCGATATGACGATTGTCGCGCTTACGGGTTACGACGGTGGTGAACTGGCAGGTCTGTTAGGCCAGCAGGATGTTGAAATTCGCATTCCTTCTCACCGCAGCGCTCGGGTGCAGGAAATGCACATGCTTACAGTGAATTGTTTGTGTGATCTGATTGATAACACCCTATTCCCTCATCAGGACGATTAA
- the dolP gene encoding division/outer membrane stress-associated lipid-binding lipoprotein gives MKVSFPFFAVLFSALLLQGCVGAVVVGSAAVATKSATDPRSVGTQVDDGTLEARVTNALSKDQQLKKEARVVATAYQGKVLLTGQAPTTELATRAKQIAAGVEGTSEVYNEIRLGKPVDLGTASSDTWITTKVRSQILTSDSVKSSNVKVTTENGEVFLLGLVTQQEGQSAAQIASKVGGVKHVTTAFTYVQ, from the coding sequence ATGAAGGTTAGTTTCCCATTTTTTGCCGTGCTGTTTAGCGCATTGCTATTACAAGGCTGTGTTGGTGCCGTCGTAGTTGGCAGCGCCGCCGTGGCGACCAAATCCGCAACTGACCCTCGCAGCGTCGGTACTCAAGTTGACGACGGCACACTAGAAGCCCGAGTGACCAACGCATTGAGCAAAGACCAGCAACTGAAAAAAGAAGCCCGCGTCGTCGCTACGGCTTACCAAGGCAAAGTACTGCTAACCGGGCAAGCACCGACGACCGAACTGGCAACCCGAGCCAAGCAAATAGCCGCTGGCGTTGAAGGCACCAGTGAAGTGTACAACGAGATTCGTCTGGGCAAACCGGTCGATCTGGGCACCGCTTCATCAGATACCTGGATTACCACTAAGGTTCGTTCGCAAATACTCACCAGTGATTCGGTTAAATCTTCTAACGTCAAAGTCACCACCGAAAATGGCGAAGTGTTCCTACTCGGCCTGGTTACGCAGCAAGAAGGACAATCTGCCGCGCAGATCGCCAGTAAAGTTGGCGGCGTAAAACACGTCACCACCGCCTTTACCTACGTTCAGTAA